The DNA sequence GATGGGGCCACtgacccgtggccgcgccgcCGTGGCAGCCTCGAGTCAGGGGGATGTAGGTCGTGGGAGTTCTAGCCCCAGCGCTTGCCAGACGGGAGACGTTGAGCTGAGGCCCGTGCCTGCCCATGAGAGGCCCGGGATCTCGatgcgggacggctcgaggccagttGGTCGAGGTACTGGCAGGCGGGTCgttcttcctgtggggtaagattTTAACGTCGTGATTATTGTTTTCTGATATCTTGTGCATTCTCGGGTTACGGCTTTTCTTATGTTATACCCGTTTTCCTAGGCTGAAGCGGCCGCTAGAACAGGCCcaaccctcgatggccaagaagCTAAAGGTGGGGGCAGTTCCCAATGGCTCGGGTGAGTGGTTTATTCTCCTTTCAGTAGTATATGAGCTTGGTGATTCTTGCATCGAGCTTCTTCGTGACTGACGTATCGTCTTTGGGCGGACACAGGTTCCTCCGATCCTCGGCCATCGACAGGTGTTGAGAGAACCCCGCCTCGTCCATCGGAGGGGGGTTCCATTTCTGATACCACCCCGCCGTCGCCAAGGCGGGTCGAGACGCCTCGTGTtcaagagcaggagggagcccccgagcctcctcgatCTAGGGGCATGGGGGATCCCAACACCATCAGCGACGGATCCGACGGTGACCGGCTCTCGAAGGATGCCCGCACCGTGGACGAAGAGGTCGAGGCCTCTTCTATCGTGAAAcggacgccttggcccatcgggcttcACTCCGTCgaagagaggaggaagaaagaaGAAAAGTGCAAGGGtggggaagaagaagaggaagaagagaggcgGCGGCAGCAGGGAGAGCGGCTCCAGGAGCTGTTGGAGCAACACCGTCAACAAGAACTACTGAAGCTTCAGAGGAAGCAGCAGCTGTGGAGTCGGCAGCTGGAAGAACTACTGGAATAGCCACCACGAAGCCCGCCCCAGCCTGTACTACCATCATCGCAAAGGCCTAAGACCGGAGAGGAGGGACTGCAGGTCTATGGTCCGCTGACCCCTGCATGGCTCCGTCCAGGAGGGCCAGCCTCCATCCCGGGTGAACCTAGGCAGGAGGACGGCGCCGTGGCTGAACCTAGGCAGGAGGACGGTGCCGTGGGGTCACGCGAGCGACCCTGCGGGGGTTGCCCCTGagaccttggaggagtttttgactccttcgagggttatgttgcccAATCTATGGAAGCGCTCTTGATGTtcgttgtcggtgttttccccccggggggtcacaccaatgagtaaaacttgtatgtgtgctcccttttcctgatggtgatgcaaaaagacacaaaggtttatcctggtttgggcaagagaaggccctacgtccagcgaggggggagagtttgtattattctacacctaagtgcttgtagaggggtgaatacaagcgtggtatgaatggAGACAGAGTGGgtttgctctactacgtatggctTGTGTGTTGTGTTGTATCGCAtgtcccgggcctccccttttaatGATCCAAGCagaggcctagggtacatgtataggagaTAGATTagaggtcgatagaggtatggcgcactgacctactcgaggtttccgtaccggcgtggcctcgagccgtcctgtctgggtactttggtgatgattacgcgtgcccctgaatcctgctGCTGTGCACCGTCCTGGACTGGTTCATATGTCACATGCTTGTACGTCGTGGTAGcagctacgtcggagtggttgaagtGCGGTCAGTCGACGCTCGACCCTTCCTCAGGAAGGAAATATGCTTACTCGAGGGTCAGATGTCGTATAATGCCTTGCTAGCTAGAGCGCTGACCCTGGGCATCTCaaggggggtcttgattagacatcCCGACCCATTCCCTGTGACCTGCCATGCTCTGGcttatttggtggggaaggctgcaaaaagaacgacgggacggatgcctgttccatatcacgcttcccgtgactgacgggttaggtgagaatgcgccaggcgcattaaatgccctggtccccgtgcccgcgtcaggcggcgggcggcgtccttgcgcttgaCGCCttctgattcgctcgagcctgtttccgtattcgacggtagccggcgctcgagccctggtcgattcgcaggaaactctttccgtgttcgaggctatggtcgtcgaggaccgtgcGTATAGCTGGTTAGAGCGCCGAGTTGAAGGCCTTGATTTGCGTACAGATACCCTCGATATGCACATCTGTTTGGGTACCCCCTCACtggtatcctcgacagtagcccccgagtctctattcgagtgctggcgctcgagtggagactctTTCAggtggtcgagtttccgtgggggcacgcgagcgaccccgcgggtgtagcccccgagcccttggaggagtttttttgactccttcgagggttatattgcctaatttgCGGAAACATTCTCGATATCCATGGCGGAAGGCCTTGATTGGCCTGATTTGCGCAGCGGTCTCGACGTACTCCTGATAGAGCGAGCATCATCTACCCCGGATTGAGTTCCTaacgggtaatccaagtgaggaCCCGTGCCCTTTAAGAGGGGGTCGGCTGTAGCCCTGAggtgtcctcataaagcagggtcgacgtggtcggggttactggtctcgttcgatagagttcagcggctcgatgcctcccttcggtggGATTCCTCTGGACCGTctcaaccctaccttggacatccccagcgagttcttgaggcgggcctcgatcttcgaccactCACTGGGCATCACTAACTTTGGCACTCGAGATCTGCTGTCAAACCCATTCGTCGGGTCAGCCCGTGACCTCTCGAGATTTTAGCTGTGATGAAcgcgtaccttggcttacgagggaaggaataGGCagcggcggttcgcctttttggcCCGTTGGGCGCCCCTTTTTAGGCAGGAGCCGTTGCTGTACTGAACCGGCATGGAATTCATAGCGTCCCATCTGTGAGAGAGGTGAGGACCGTTAGACGACGCATTTATGGGAGGAGTTACCGTATctgtcggatctgtccgttggtgggctGCCGTCTATAAATGCCCTGTGGTCTCGTTGTCGTcgctccttccgccttctgcatTAGTCTTTGCTTCAACTTCCTTGCCATCTCTCAcacgcgcgcaccctcgagtaGCAGCGAGTTTGCCTTTCTCTCGCCCAaaaatgcctgtgagactcatcACCGCCGACgattggcgcccgtcgtcgatgatggagcgccggctgttggagcttgagagggagggactcctacgTCCCCACACGTTGTTGCCGTGGCTGGAGTGGATCACGCCGTcagcggaccaccgggagccaaggCCGCCCAAGGCCTATGTGCtctccttcgccaagttccatcacCACGGCCTGGGCtctcctccgagccgcttcatgcgggcgctctgccaccactacggggtggagctccagcacttctcgccAAACGCCGTCactgccgcggtgtgtgagggctacctggggatgatgccccactaggATCTGTGGCTCCATCTGTTCCGGGGCGaactcttcaacgcccccaccggaaccacaggTGTGAGGAAGCCGGTACAggccggatgcctcaacctggtgctgaagactggCAAAACGGAGAGGCCGCACGAGTACATCCTGGTGGGATTGACGTCGAACcatgctgggtgggactcccagtggttctacttacGGAATGACGATGACCTCCTCCCTGCCTACACCGGtcgcttgatctcggagcgcccgaagaactggacgtacggcgtcgtccaagtccaCCCATCGCGGCTCgaacccctcctcgacgccttgaagaaatTATGCATGGAAGgcctgaccgccgctctcgtcctctcggccgtccatcatcgaagggttctcccgttgatgtcttggtcgctgaggatggacgagatgggtctcGGCGTTTcatcccgggatctcgaggcatgccggatgtccaacgaggctccagcggacgatgaggtcgcggcccgggtcagggcggctgtCGCTGGTGACTtccagccggagcatgtcaatggcttccctatgaggcccgatgCAGGGTCCattgacctggtaagtctttTTTCTACTTATGACTTTGATTCTCGATTTTCTTTGATCTTTCTTAAGACTTGTCCTTGTCTGCGCAGGGATCGATCAacgttcgatcctcgaggcctccagtgaaggaggacgaggtcgatcgtaaCAAGCGGCGAGAGTCAACAGAAAAGCAGAAGAACGCATTGgacttaaaaaagaaaaatgagaagaagaagaacctcgagcgcCAAGCGCTGGAGATGCGCCGAgcgaaatccaggcagaggggggagcctaagGAAGAGTCCCCTAATGAGGACGATGGCGGTGTTGgtgacgacgacagcgacgactccgaggggatggcgtcccgtCTTGACAAGATCCTCGAGGATCCACCTCGAGCCGACGCTGACGCCCCGCGGACGGGAGCACCAAAGGAGGGGCCAAGCAGGTCTCTTGAGAGGCAACAGAGGGAGTCTTCCCCTCGCCACTCCCGTGCTGATACCCCTCCCACGCCTGCGCAAAGTCGGTCCGTCCCGCGCCCCCAACCACCCCTGCGCTAAAGGCGGGCGAccgggctaagccccaggcgacggggccgttgacccatGGTCGTGCTGCGACCTCCGTCAAGGGGGAACAAGCCACAGGAGTGCTAGCCCTGGCGCTCGCCAGGTGAGAGATGCCGAGCCGAGGCCTACGCCCGTTTGTGAGGGGCCgggagccttgacgcggggcGGTTCGAGGCCTgccggtcgaggtaccggcagacaggccgttctccccgtggggtaaggTCTTCGACGCtatgattctcatcttcctatgTCTTTGCATTCTTTTGTGTAACGGCCTCTCTCATACCTGTTCTTCTATcttcaggttgaagcggacgaTCGAGCAAGCCTAGCCCTCGATGGCCAAAAGGCTTAAAGTAGGAGCAGCCCCCAAAGATTCAGGTCAGCGGCTTGTTCCCGTCGTTATGGGAGTTATGTTGCTCTTACATCAATCATCGTGATGGCTGACCTTTGCTTTTGTGTGTtttataggctcctccgaccctcgaTCGCCGACTGGTGCCGAGAGCGCCCCGCCCCGTCCCCTGGTGGGTGAGTCCGCCCCACCGTCGCCGAAGCGGGTCG is a window from the Sorghum bicolor cultivar BTx623 chromosome 5, Sorghum_bicolor_NCBIv3, whole genome shotgun sequence genome containing:
- the LOC110435901 gene encoding actin cytoskeleton-regulatory complex protein PAN1-like, encoding MGPLTRGRAAVAASSQGDVGRGSSSPSACQTGDVELRPVPAHERPGISMRDGSRPVGRGTGRRVVLPVGLKRPLEQAQPSMAKKLKVGAVPNGSGSSDPRPSTGVERTPPRPSEGGSISDTTPPSPRRVETPRVQEQEGAPEPPRSRGMGDPNTISDGSDGDRLSKDARTVDEEVEASSIVKRTPWPIGLHSVEERRKKEEKCKGGEEEEEEERRRQQGERLQELLEQHRQQELLKLQRKQQLWSRQLEELLE
- the LOC110435902 gene encoding uncharacterized protein LOC110435902; translated protein: MRPDAGSIDLGSINVRSSRPPVKEDEVDRNKRRESTEKQKNALDLKKKNEKKKNLERQALEMRRAKSRQRGEPKEESPNEDDGGVGDDDSDDSEGMASRLDKILEDPPRADADAPRTGAPKEGPSRSLERQQRESSPRHSRADTPPTPAQSRSVPRPQPPLR